The window AATTGAAAAGAAAGGCTTTAAATATGGAGGCCTTTCTTTTTAGTTTTATAGGGTTTTTGAGGTTTGCTCCAAATCTTCCTGAACCGCTTGTCAAATCCTCCACACTACAAAAAATTAACAATTATTTAAAGATGTCTTAAATTTGTCTTTTCTAAAAAAAAGGACATGCAGAAAATTTCGCTTCTTTTACTTCTTTTAATATCTATCGCTACCGGCTGTTCAGAATCGCAACAAGCCGTTTCTATGGACCATGAGCCTTATATTCTTGGCCACCGGGGAAGCGGGAATACCGGTTACAATTCACTGGGATTAACGGAGAATACATTGCCATCAATTTTGAAAGCGATGGAGCTATTGGATGGAGTGGAGATTGATATTGAGATGAGCCGGGATTCGGTTGTTTACGTTTTTCATGACAGCAAAATTCCCGCTTGCGGAAACATTCACTTGTCTTGCATTCCAACCTCAGTTTCCAGCCAGATTAACGCCCACAATCAGTGCTTGCCTGAAGACGAAAGGATTCCCACCCTTAGAGAGGTTTTCCAGGCCCTGAAGGAAAATAATTATCAAAAATTTGTGTCGCTGGATGTAAAGGGTTGGTTTGAGGAAGAGTGTATACCCGGCCATAACGTGAATAAAGTTTACCAGGAGGTAATTGCCGCTGAAATTGCACAATTGATTGAAGAATTTCAACTTGCAGGAAAGGTTTTCGTAGAAACCAATTACACGGTGGTGCTGGACGAGATGAAGAGAATTCAGCCTGAAACGCCTACATATTTATTGGGATATGGAAAGCTGCCACACAACATTGAATATGCTTTAAAACAGGGCTATGATGGAATTTCCTTTAGCTCCTTTGATTCTACCCTAACCCAGGAAAATGTGGAGACATTG of the Bacteroidia bacterium genome contains:
- a CDS encoding glycerophosphodiester phosphodiesterase produces the protein MQKISLLLLLLISIATGCSESQQAVSMDHEPYILGHRGSGNTGYNSLGLTENTLPSILKAMELLDGVEIDIEMSRDSVVYVFHDSKIPACGNIHLSCIPTSVSSQINAHNQCLPEDERIPTLREVFQALKENNYQKFVSLDVKGWFEEECIPGHNVNKVYQEVIAAEIAQLIEEFQLAGKVFVETNYTVVLDEMKRIQPETPTYLLGYGKLPHNIEYALKQGYDGISFSSFDSTLTQENVETLHQSGLKLQLWTPNESQHLLKAKEYHPHFIQTDNVLEAKAILNN